From a single Pongo pygmaeus isolate AG05252 chromosome 12, NHGRI_mPonPyg2-v2.0_pri, whole genome shotgun sequence genomic region:
- the LOC129030504 gene encoding putative upstream-binding factor 1-like protein 6 isoform X1 — translation MPARDIKMALPRSQSHWSNADVLRLLECMENNLPSDDNGTFSSTQSHMDWGKVAFKNFSGEMCRLKWLEISCSLRKFSTLKELVLEAKKCVKNTNESQKGRNHPDFPKRPLTAYIRFFKENWPQYSQMYPGMRSQELTKILSEKYKELPEQMKQKYIQDFQKEKQEFEEKLARFREEHPDLDQKGKKSDISKRVQTKVQKKVQKNIEEVRSLQKTDRFFKKVKFHGEPQKPPMNGYHKFHQDSWSSKELQHLSLRECMVEIGRRWQRIPQSQKDHYKSQAEELQKQYKVKLDLWLKTLSPEDYAAYKESTYAKGKNMVMTGGPQSSSAKGLQEGFGEGQGLQAAGADASQTIWVNCHVSMEPEENRKKDGEEEESSTSLDCSSGEEMEVDV, via the exons ATGCCAG CCAGAGACATCAAAATGGCTTTGCCTAGAAGCCAAAGCCATTGGTCCAATGCAGACGTCTTGAGGTTACTGGAATGCATGGAGAATAATCTCCCATCTGATGACAACGGCACGTTCAGCTCAACTCAGTCACACATGGACTGGGGAAAAgtagcttttaaaaacttttctggtGAAATGTGCAGACTCAAATGGTTAGAGATTTCTTGCAGCTTGAGAAaattcagcactttgaaagaaTTAGTCCTGGAAGCTAAGAAATGTGTTAAAAATACAAACGAAAGCCAAAAAGGCAGGAACCATCCAGACTTTCCAAAGAGGCCCCTTACTGCTTATATCcgcttcttcaaggagaattgGCCCCAGTACTCCCAAATGTACCCTGGGATGAGAAGCCAGGAACTGACCAAAATCCTGTCAGAGAAATACAAGGAGCTCCCAGAGCAGATGAAACAGAAATATATTCAGGATTTCCAGAAGGAAAAGCAAGAATTTGAGGAAAAACTTGCTCGATTCAGGGAAGAACACCCTGACTTAGACCAGAAGGGCAAGAAATCTGATATCTCCAAGAGGGTTCAAACCAAAGTGCAAAAGAAGGTTCAGAAAAATATTGAAGAAGTGAGGTCTCTTCAAAAAACAGATCGATTTTTCAAGAAGGTAAAATTTCATGGAGAGCCTCAGAAACCCCCCATGAATGGATACCACAAGTTTCACCAAGATTCCTGGTCAAGTAAGGAGCTGCAACATTTGTCCCTGAGGGAGTGCATGGTAGAGATTGGCAGACGCTGGCAGCGCATCCCTCAGAGCCAGAAGGATCATTATAAGAGCCAGGCTGAGGAGCTGCAGAAGCAATACAAAGTGAAATTGGATCTCTGGCTCAAGACTTTGTCACCTGAAGATTATGCTGCATACAAAGAATCGACCTATGCTAAGGGTAAGAATATGGTGATGACAGGAGGTCCGCAGTCCTCATCAGCAAAGGGTCTGCAAGAAGGgtttggggaggggcaggggctcCAGGCTGCAGGAGCAGATGCATCACAGACTATTTGGGTAAACTGCCATGTCTCCATGGAACCAGAAGAGAACAGGAAGAAAGATGGCGAAGAGGAAGAAAGCAGTACCTCTTTAGACTGCAGTAGTGGAGAAGAAATGGAAGTTGATGTCTGA
- the LOC129030504 gene encoding putative upstream-binding factor 1-like protein 6 isoform X2, whose amino-acid sequence MALPRSQSHWSNADVLRLLECMENNLPSDDNGTFSSTQSHMDWGKVAFKNFSGEMCRLKWLEISCSLRKFSTLKELVLEAKKCVKNTNESQKGRNHPDFPKRPLTAYIRFFKENWPQYSQMYPGMRSQELTKILSEKYKELPEQMKQKYIQDFQKEKQEFEEKLARFREEHPDLDQKGKKSDISKRVQTKVQKKVQKNIEEVRSLQKTDRFFKKVKFHGEPQKPPMNGYHKFHQDSWSSKELQHLSLRECMVEIGRRWQRIPQSQKDHYKSQAEELQKQYKVKLDLWLKTLSPEDYAAYKESTYAKGKNMVMTGGPQSSSAKGLQEGFGEGQGLQAAGADASQTIWVNCHVSMEPEENRKKDGEEEESSTSLDCSSGEEMEVDV is encoded by the coding sequence ATGGCTTTGCCTAGAAGCCAAAGCCATTGGTCCAATGCAGACGTCTTGAGGTTACTGGAATGCATGGAGAATAATCTCCCATCTGATGACAACGGCACGTTCAGCTCAACTCAGTCACACATGGACTGGGGAAAAgtagcttttaaaaacttttctggtGAAATGTGCAGACTCAAATGGTTAGAGATTTCTTGCAGCTTGAGAAaattcagcactttgaaagaaTTAGTCCTGGAAGCTAAGAAATGTGTTAAAAATACAAACGAAAGCCAAAAAGGCAGGAACCATCCAGACTTTCCAAAGAGGCCCCTTACTGCTTATATCcgcttcttcaaggagaattgGCCCCAGTACTCCCAAATGTACCCTGGGATGAGAAGCCAGGAACTGACCAAAATCCTGTCAGAGAAATACAAGGAGCTCCCAGAGCAGATGAAACAGAAATATATTCAGGATTTCCAGAAGGAAAAGCAAGAATTTGAGGAAAAACTTGCTCGATTCAGGGAAGAACACCCTGACTTAGACCAGAAGGGCAAGAAATCTGATATCTCCAAGAGGGTTCAAACCAAAGTGCAAAAGAAGGTTCAGAAAAATATTGAAGAAGTGAGGTCTCTTCAAAAAACAGATCGATTTTTCAAGAAGGTAAAATTTCATGGAGAGCCTCAGAAACCCCCCATGAATGGATACCACAAGTTTCACCAAGATTCCTGGTCAAGTAAGGAGCTGCAACATTTGTCCCTGAGGGAGTGCATGGTAGAGATTGGCAGACGCTGGCAGCGCATCCCTCAGAGCCAGAAGGATCATTATAAGAGCCAGGCTGAGGAGCTGCAGAAGCAATACAAAGTGAAATTGGATCTCTGGCTCAAGACTTTGTCACCTGAAGATTATGCTGCATACAAAGAATCGACCTATGCTAAGGGTAAGAATATGGTGATGACAGGAGGTCCGCAGTCCTCATCAGCAAAGGGTCTGCAAGAAGGgtttggggaggggcaggggctcCAGGCTGCAGGAGCAGATGCATCACAGACTATTTGGGTAAACTGCCATGTCTCCATGGAACCAGAAGAGAACAGGAAGAAAGATGGCGAAGAGGAAGAAAGCAGTACCTCTTTAGACTGCAGTAGTGGAGAAGAAATGGAAGTTGATGTCTGA